One stretch of Cygnus atratus isolate AKBS03 ecotype Queensland, Australia chromosome 28, CAtr_DNAZoo_HiC_assembly, whole genome shotgun sequence DNA includes these proteins:
- the SEMA4A gene encoding LOW QUALITY PROTEIN: semaphorin-4A (The sequence of the model RefSeq protein was modified relative to this genomic sequence to represent the inferred CDS: deleted 1 base in 1 codon) encodes MPAAALRLLCGVVVPAAMLCAEPLPRVAFPSGDPRRTLTHFSQDNVSHYDIFLLSEGEEELYVGARDRVLALAVGAPGTIHAKASITWGPTAEKTSECAFKKKSRETECFNFIRVLVALNQTHLYVCGTYAFSPACTYIHLENFTLVSSGKGQPFLDGKGQCPFDPQHTYTALLVDGELYAGTMNNFQGNEPIISRSLGSRTLLKTDAFLRWLSADAAFVASVSIPSDDKVYFFFEETADEFDFFERLLVPRVARVCKSDVGGDKVLQKKWTTFLKAQLVCSQPGRFPFNVIHHAFALPRRGGGADFYAVFTSQWQAGRAGSAAVCVYSQEALEKVFEGKYKELNKESSRWTVYSGPSVSPRPGSCSMGPSSDKALTFMKDHFLMDGKVAPTQGQPLLVKTDVKYTRIAVDETHGISGAVYRVMFLATEEGFLHKAVELPAGPHIVESIQLFSTPEPVKNLLLAPGKGILYIGYSGGILQVPLANCSQHRSCAECMLARDPYCAWHIARSSCQPAQAASGDKSGWLQDVEVGSPAAMCHRGRSLAMPHTHGVHEGPPVESLSPPLNAVVRLACPRHSALATYSWQQPGGWGGSALLPNHTLVVIMQRGSAGTYTCQATENGYTWPVARYQLQDPSGAAPQDGLAQEGLPWGTAAAPGSPRSYWPQFVTVTVLLAVTLAAAGGLALAAYCDQLKAKSKVQGCSVPRSPPGRHREKAPLNGGAREPPAAGEEERGGSRACCLQLDGDNGPGDSTDTARLPDTAQAVASRYALYGKPIDWRWPVALDVSQFSPSQAELPPGAHEVPACARTRPPDARTRSLNWCRHVRSREALEIEELGLDPF; translated from the exons ATGCCCGCAGCCGCCCTCCGCCTGCTCTGCGGCGTGGTGGTGCCAGCCGCCATGCTCTGTGCTGAGCCCCTGCCCCGCGTCGCCTTCCCCAGCG GGGACCCCCGGAGGACCCTGACCCACTTCAGCCAGGACAACGTCTCCCACTACGACATCTTCCTCCTGAGCGAGGGCGAGGAGGAGCTGTACGTGGGGGCTCGTGACAGGGTGCTGGCCCTGGCCGTGGGCGCCCCGGGCACCATCCATGCCAAAGCTTCG ATAACGTGGGGACCCACGGCTGAGAAAACCTCGGAGTGCGCTTTCAAGAAAAAGAGCCGGGAG ACCGAGTGCTTCAATTTCATCCGGGTCCTCGTGGCCCTGAACCAGACCCACCTCTACGTCTGTGGCACCTACGCCTTCAGCCCGGCGTGCACCTACATC caCCTGGAGAACTTCACGCTGGTGTCCAGCGGCAAAGGACAACCTTTCCTGGACGGCAAGGGCCAGTGCCCCTTCGACCCTCAGCACACCTACACGGCCCTGCTGGTGG ATGGCGAGCTCTACGCCGGCACCATGAACAACTTCCAGGGCAACGAGCCCATCATCTCCCGCTCGCTGGGCAGCCGCACGCTGCTCAAGACGGACGCCTTCCTCCGCTGGCTCTCGG CCGATGCCGCCTTCGTGGCTTCCGTCAGCATCCCCAGCGATGACAAGGTCTACTTCTTCTTCGAGGAA ACTGCCGACGAGTTTGACTTCTTCGAGCGGCTCCTGGTGCCGCGGGTGGCCCGTGTCTGCAAG AGCGACGTCGGGGGGGACAAGGTGCTGCAGAAGAAGTGGACGACGTTCCTGAAGGCGCAGCTGGTGTGCTCGCAGCCCGGCCGCTTCCCGTTCAACGTCATCCACCACGCCTTCGCCCTGCcccgccgcggcggcggcgccgacTTTTACGCCGTCTTCACCTCGCAGTG GCAagcgggcagggcgggcagcgCGGCCGTCTGCGTCTACAGCCAGGAGGCTCTGGAGAAGGTCTTCGAGGGCAAGTACAAGGAGCTGAACAAGGAGAGCTCCCGCTGGACCGTCTACAGCGGCCCCAGCGTGAGCCCCCGGCCCGGGAGT TGCTCCATGGGCCCCTCCTCAGACAAAGCCCTGACCTTCATGAAGGACCATTTCCTGATGGACGGCAAGGTGGCCCCCACCCAGGGGCAGCCGCTACTGGTGAAGACGGACGTCAAGTACACGCGCATCGCGGTGGACGAGACCCACGGCATCTCGGGGGCCGTGTACCGTGTCATGTTCCTGGCTACCG AGGAGGGTTTCCTGCATAAGGCGGTGGAGCTGCCTGCGGGCCCCCACATCGTGGAGAGCATCCAGCTCTTCAGCACGCCGGAGCCGGTGAAgaacctgctgctggccccagggAAG ggcaTCCTCTACATCGGCTACTCCGGCGGCATCCTGCAAGTGCCCCTGGCCAACTGCAGCCAGCACCGGAGCTGTGCTGAGTGCATGCTGGCACGAGACCCCTATTGCGCCTGGCACATCGCCcgcagctcctgccagcctgcccaggctgcCAGCGGGGACAA GAGCGGGTGGCTGCAGGATGTCGAGGTGGGGAGCCCAGCCGCCATGTGCCACCGCGGGAGGAGCCTGGCCATGCCGCACACCCACGGCGTGCACGAGGGGCCGCCGGTAGAGA GTCTCAGCCCCCCGCTCAACGCCGTCGTGCGCCTGGCGTGCCCCCGCCACTCGGCCCTGGCCACCtacagctggcagcagccggggggctgggggggctcggCGCTGCTCCCCAACCACACGCTGGTGGTCATCATGCAGCGCGGCAGCGCCGGCACCTACACCTGCCAGGCCACCGAGAACGGCTACACCTGGCCCGTGGCCCGCTACCAGCTGCAGGACCCCAGCGGGGCGGCCCCCCAAGACGGACTGGCCCAGgaggggctgccctgggggaccgcggccgcccccggcagcccccgctcCTACTGGCCCCAGTTCGTCACCGTCACCGTGCTGCTGGCCGTGACGCTGGCAGCCGCCGGCGGCCTGGCCCTCGCCGCCTACTGCGACCAGCTGAAGGCCAAGAGCAaggtgcagggctgcagcgtgccccgcagcccccccggccgccaCCGGGAGAAGGCGCCGCTCAACGGGGGGGCCCGGGAGCCCCCCGCAGCCGGTGAGGAGGAGCGAGGGGGCTCCCGcgcctgctgcctgcagctggacGGGGACAACGGCCCAGGGGACAGCACCGACACCGCTCGGCTCCCGGACACAGC ACAAGCCGTGGCGTCTCGTTACGCGTTATATGGCAAGCCGATTGACTGGCGATGGCCTGTAGCTCTCG ACGTCTCCCAGTTTTCGCCCTCGCAAGCGGAGCTCCCTCCTGGCGCTCACGAAGTTCCCGCCTGTGCCCGCACGCGGCCTCCGGACGCCAGAACCCGGTCCTTAAACTG GTGCCGGCACGTCCGGTCTCGAGAGGCGCTCGAGATAGAGGAGCTGGGCCTGGATCCATTCTGA
- the SLC25A44 gene encoding solute carrier family 25 member 44, which yields MEDKRNIPIIEWEHLDKRKFYVFGICMTMMIRVSVYPFTLIRTRLQVQKGKSLYNGTFDAFVKILRTEGTAGLYRGFLVNTFTLISGQCYVTTYELTRKYVSRYNNNNAVKSLVAGGSASLVAQSITVPIDVISQHLMMQRKGESMGRFKVQNQDGKRMLVFGQTKDIIVQIFKADGFRGFYRGYVASLLTYIPNSAVWWPFYHFYAEQLSSLTPKDCPHLLLQAISGPLAAATASTLTNPMDVIRARVQVEGKSSIVLTFKQLMAEEGPWGLTKGLSARIISATPSTIVIVVGYETLKKLSLRPELVDSRHW from the exons ATGGAGGACAAACGCAACATCCCCATCATCGAGTGGGAGCACCTGGACAAAAGGAAATTCTACGTCTTTGGGATTTGCATGACTATGATGATCCGGGTGAGCGTTTACCCTTTCACGCTCATCCGGACGCGACTGCAGGTTCAGAAGGGCAAGAGCCTCTACAACGGGACCTTCGACGCCTTTGTGAAAATCCTGCGGACAGAAGGGACGGCTGGGCTCTACCGTGGCTTTTTGGTCAACACTTTCACCCTGATCTCCGGACAGTGCTACGTGACGACGTACGAGCTCACTCGGAAGTACGTGTCCCgctacaacaacaacaacgccGTGAAGTCTCTGGTGGCGGGTGGCTCGGCCTCCCTGGTGGCCCAGAGCATCACGGTGCCCATCGATGTGATCTCCCAGCACCTCATGAtgcagaggaaaggggaaagcatGGGCAGGTTCAAGGTGCAGAACCAGGACGGCAAGCGGATGCTGGTCTTTGGCCAAACCAAGGACATCATTGTGCAGATCTTCAAGGCTGACGGTTTTAGAGGTTTCTACAGGGGCTACGTGGCCTCTCTGCTCACCTATATTCCCAACAGCGCGGTCTGGTGGCCCTTCTACCACTTCTATGCTG AACAGCTTTCTAGCTTGACTCCTAAAGACTgtccccacctcctcctgcaaGCGATCTCGGGGCCGCTTGCGGCTGCCACCGCTTCCACGCTCACCAACCCCATGGACGTCATCAGAGCTCGGGTTCAG GTGGAAGGCAAGAGCTCCATCGTCCTTACCTTCAAACAGCTCATGGCAGAGGAAGGTCCCTGGGGCCTGACGAAAGGTCTTTCTGCCCGCATCATCTCTGCCACTCCCTCCACCATCGTCATCGTGGTGGGGTACGAAACTCTGAAGAAGCTGAGCCTCCGCCCGGAGCTGGTGGATTCAAGACACTGGTAG